One genomic window of Sphaeramia orbicularis unplaced genomic scaffold, fSphaOr1.1, whole genome shotgun sequence includes the following:
- the LOC115416058 gene encoding uncharacterized protein LOC115416058 isoform X3 produces the protein MRQDDVSFHIRSDVLICRYGDALYAKHGRVKSRHQYIAQRLRELGRFMLVAKQMDKTVKVLQDVCVPSKFKFVVNVAKKLTEFSPGKNEYGKPSTAVKIGFCLKGAVQVLIGQALMNDDDLEEKRGKKFLELLDKNWKCDVSVSAHQSIQEKRWNKQDDIPLTRDVMTLRNHLRMVEDKARDELTQQQSLMAYRTLNETVLAQVIVFNKRREGEASRLTVEAYKKACTNPINQDIYETLSPLEKELSKLLTRIEVRGKRSRKVPIFLTERMKNSVDLLVTWREKAGVLEENPYLFARPGVMTSIRGCDCLRKYAVESKAENPELLRSTKLRKQVATLCQLLDLSEQELEQVARFMGHDIRVHRDFYRQTDKTFQIAKISKLLFAMEEGTRSLAGKNLKTIEPFVCGESSTSTSDVIRRKTGREVDEDGDPEMSSTKGMDPLSDRETAGSDTDDEGAEILLTQKNKPQTKKRLKRHGDPEMSSRKGMDPLTDRETAGSDTDDVSQGVPLTQSKKTPPKKQQTPPSKSSVKRPWTEKEKSAVNKHLGRFVEERKVPGKKDCTACIEQERALAQRSWKDVKNFVYNTIVAHKRRDASRFLRF, from the exons ATGCGGCAAGATGATGTGTCTTTTCACATAAGGAGTGATGTGTTGATTTGTAGATATGGTGATGCACTTTATGCAAAACATGGACGAGTGAAATCAAGGCACCAGTACATAGCACAAAGACTTAGGGAGCTTGGTAGATTTATGTTGGTAGCCAAACAGATGGACAAGACTGTGAAGGTTCTTCAGGATGTGTGTGTCCCATCAAAATTTAAATTTGTTGTAAATGTTGCGAAGAAGCTGACAGAGTTTAGTCCAGGCAAAAATGAATATGGAAAACCTTCTACAGCAGTAAAAATAGGATTCTGTCTTAAAGGAGCAGTGCAAGTCCTCATAGGACAGGCACTTATGAATGATGACGACCTTGAAGAGAAGAGAGGTAAAAAGTTCTTGGAACTTCTGGATAAAAACTGGAAATGTGATGTGTCTGTGAGTGCACACCAGAGTATTCAAGAGAAGAGATGGAATAAACAGGATGACATCCCCCTCACCAGAGATGTGATGACTCTGAGAAACCACCTCAGAATGGTGGAAGACAAAGCACGGGATGAACTAACGCAACAGCAGAGCTTAATGGCCTACAGGACATTAAATGAGACGGTACTGGCACAGGTCATTGTCTTTAACAAACGACGTGAAGGGGAAGCATCACGCTTGACTGTTGAGGCTTACAAGAAGGCGTGTACAAACCCCATAAATCAGGACATTTATGAAACTCTGTCACCTCTGGAGAAAGAGCTGAGTAAGTTACTAACCCGCATAGAAGTCAGAGGGAAAAGAAGTAGGAAGGTTCCTATTTTCTTGACTGAAAGAATGAAGAATTCAGTTGATTTGTTAGTTACATGGAGAGAGAAAGCAGGCGTCCTTGAAGAGAATCCTTATCTGTTCGCAAGACCGGGTGTAATGACAAGTATTCGTGGATGTGACTGTCTGCGAAAATACGCAGTGGAAAGTAAAGCAGAAAACCCTGAACTCCTGAGATCAACTAAACTACGAAAACAGGTGGCCACACTCTGTCAACTCCTGGATCTTAGTGAACAAGAGCTGGAACAAGTGGCAAGGTTTATGGGTCACGACATCAGAGTTCATCGTGACTTTTATCGACAGACGGACAAAACCTTTCAAATCGCAAAAATAAGCAAACTTCTGTTTGCAATGGAGGAAGGCACGAGGTCTTTGGCAGGGAAGAACCTCAAAACAATTGAGCCATTTGTCTGTG GTGAAAGTTCCACCTCCACCTCTGATGTCATCAGAAGGAAGACAGGCAGAGAAGTAGATGAAG ATGGAGACCCTGAAATGTCCTCCACAAAGGGAATGGACCCCCTCTCTGACAGAGAGACAGCAGGTTCAGACACAGATG ATGAGGGTGCAGAAATCCTGCTGACACAGAAGAATAAACCACAAACAAAGAAAAGACTGAAACGAC ATGGAGACCCTGAAATGTCCTCCAGAAAGGGAATGGACCCCCTCACTGACAGAGAGACAGCAGGTTCAGACACAGATG ATGTGAGCCAAGGAGTACCGCTGACACAGAGCAAAAAAACAcctccaaaaaaacaacaaacac CCCCATCTAAGTCTTCTGTGAAGCGGCCCTGGACTGAGAAAGAGAAGAGTGCTGTGAATAAACACCTGGGCAGGTTTGTAGAGGAGAGGAAAGTTCCTGGCAAGAAGGACTGCACAGCATGCATCGAACAAGAGAGGGCTTTAGCCCAACGGTCATGGAAGGATGTTAAAAACTTTGTTTATAACACCATTGTCGCACATAAAAGAAGAGATGCCTCACGTTTCCTGAGGTTTTGA
- the LOC115416058 gene encoding uncharacterized protein LOC115416058 isoform X4 has product MRQDDVSFHIRSDVLICRYGDALYAKHGRVKSRHQYIAQRLRELGRFMLVAKQMDKTVKVLQDVCVPSKFKFVVNVAKKLTEFSPGKNEYGKPSTAVKIGFCLKGAVQVLIGQALMNDDDLEEKRGKKFLELLDKNWKCDVSVSAHQSIQEKRWNKQDDIPLTRDVMTLRNHLRMVEDKARDELTQQQSLMAYRTLNETVLAQVIVFNKRREGEASRLTVEAYKKACTNPINQDIYETLSPLEKELSKLLTRIEVRGKRSRKVPIFLTERMKNSVDLLVTWREKAGVLEENPYLFARPGVMTSIRGCDCLRKYAVESKAENPELLRSTKLRKQVATLCQLLDLSEQELEQVARFMGHDIRVHRDFYRQTDKTFQIAKISKLLFAMEEGTRSLAGKNLKTIEPFVCGESSTSTSDVIRRKTGREVDEDGDPEMSSTKGMDPLSDRETAGSDTDGEVSTSISDVVRKKTGRDDDGDPEMSSTKGTDPLSDTETAGSDTDNVSQGVPLTQSKKTPPKKQQTPPSKSSVKRPWTEKEKSAVNKHLGRFVEERKVPGKKDCTACIEQERALAQRSWKDVKNFVYNTIVAHKRRDASRFLRF; this is encoded by the exons ATGCGGCAAGATGATGTGTCTTTTCACATAAGGAGTGATGTGTTGATTTGTAGATATGGTGATGCACTTTATGCAAAACATGGACGAGTGAAATCAAGGCACCAGTACATAGCACAAAGACTTAGGGAGCTTGGTAGATTTATGTTGGTAGCCAAACAGATGGACAAGACTGTGAAGGTTCTTCAGGATGTGTGTGTCCCATCAAAATTTAAATTTGTTGTAAATGTTGCGAAGAAGCTGACAGAGTTTAGTCCAGGCAAAAATGAATATGGAAAACCTTCTACAGCAGTAAAAATAGGATTCTGTCTTAAAGGAGCAGTGCAAGTCCTCATAGGACAGGCACTTATGAATGATGACGACCTTGAAGAGAAGAGAGGTAAAAAGTTCTTGGAACTTCTGGATAAAAACTGGAAATGTGATGTGTCTGTGAGTGCACACCAGAGTATTCAAGAGAAGAGATGGAATAAACAGGATGACATCCCCCTCACCAGAGATGTGATGACTCTGAGAAACCACCTCAGAATGGTGGAAGACAAAGCACGGGATGAACTAACGCAACAGCAGAGCTTAATGGCCTACAGGACATTAAATGAGACGGTACTGGCACAGGTCATTGTCTTTAACAAACGACGTGAAGGGGAAGCATCACGCTTGACTGTTGAGGCTTACAAGAAGGCGTGTACAAACCCCATAAATCAGGACATTTATGAAACTCTGTCACCTCTGGAGAAAGAGCTGAGTAAGTTACTAACCCGCATAGAAGTCAGAGGGAAAAGAAGTAGGAAGGTTCCTATTTTCTTGACTGAAAGAATGAAGAATTCAGTTGATTTGTTAGTTACATGGAGAGAGAAAGCAGGCGTCCTTGAAGAGAATCCTTATCTGTTCGCAAGACCGGGTGTAATGACAAGTATTCGTGGATGTGACTGTCTGCGAAAATACGCAGTGGAAAGTAAAGCAGAAAACCCTGAACTCCTGAGATCAACTAAACTACGAAAACAGGTGGCCACACTCTGTCAACTCCTGGATCTTAGTGAACAAGAGCTGGAACAAGTGGCAAGGTTTATGGGTCACGACATCAGAGTTCATCGTGACTTTTATCGACAGACGGACAAAACCTTTCAAATCGCAAAAATAAGCAAACTTCTGTTTGCAATGGAGGAAGGCACGAGGTCTTTGGCAGGGAAGAACCTCAAAACAATTGAGCCATTTGTCTGTG GTGAAAGTTCCACCTCCACCTCTGATGTCATCAGAAGGAAGACAGGCAGAGAAGTAGATGAAG ATGGAGACCCTGAAATGTCCTCCACAAAGGGAATGGACCCCCTCTCTGACAGAGAGACAGCAGGTTCAGACACAGATG GTGAAGTTTCCACCTCCATCTCTGATGTTGTCAGAAAGAAGACAGGCAGAGATGACG ATGGAGACCCTGAAATGTCCTCCACAAAGGGAACGGACCCCCTCTCTGACACAGAGACAGcaggttcagacacagaca ATGTGAGCCAAGGAGTACCGCTGACACAGAGCAAAAAAACAcctccaaaaaaacaacaaacac CCCCATCTAAGTCTTCTGTGAAGCGGCCCTGGACTGAGAAAGAGAAGAGTGCTGTGAATAAACACCTGGGCAGGTTTGTAGAGGAGAGGAAAGTTCCTGGCAAGAAGGACTGCACAGCATGCATCGAACAAGAGAGGGCTTTAGCCCAACGGTCATGGAAGGATGTTAAAAACTTTGTTTATAACACCATTGTCGCACATAAAAGAAGAGATGCCTCACGTTTCCTGAGGTTTTGA
- the LOC115416058 gene encoding uncharacterized protein LOC115416058 isoform X2 gives MRQDDVSFHIRSDVLICRYGDALYAKHGRVKSRHQYIAQRLRELGRFMLVAKQMDKTVKVLQDVCVPSKFKFVVNVAKKLTEFSPGKNEYGKPSTAVKIGFCLKGAVQVLIGQALMNDDDLEEKRGKKFLELLDKNWKCDVSVSAHQSIQEKRWNKQDDIPLTRDVMTLRNHLRMVEDKARDELTQQQSLMAYRTLNETVLAQVIVFNKRREGEASRLTVEAYKKACTNPINQDIYETLSPLEKELSKLLTRIEVRGKRSRKVPIFLTERMKNSVDLLVTWREKAGVLEENPYLFARPGVMTSIRGCDCLRKYAVESKAENPELLRSTKLRKQVATLCQLLDLSEQELEQVARFMGHDIRVHRDFYRQTDKTFQIAKISKLLFAMEEGTRSLAGKNLKTIEPFVCGESSTSTSDVIRRKTGREVDEDGDPEMSSTKGMDPLSDRETAGSDTDDEGAEILLTQKNKPQTKKRLKRHGDPEMSSRKGMDPLTDRETAGSDTDDGDPEMSSTKGTDPLSDTETAGSDTDNVSQGVPLTQSKKTPPKKQQTPPSKSSVKRPWTEKEKSAVNKHLGRFVEERKVPGKKDCTACIEQERALAQRSWKDVKNFVYNTIVAHKRRDASRFLRF, from the exons ATGCGGCAAGATGATGTGTCTTTTCACATAAGGAGTGATGTGTTGATTTGTAGATATGGTGATGCACTTTATGCAAAACATGGACGAGTGAAATCAAGGCACCAGTACATAGCACAAAGACTTAGGGAGCTTGGTAGATTTATGTTGGTAGCCAAACAGATGGACAAGACTGTGAAGGTTCTTCAGGATGTGTGTGTCCCATCAAAATTTAAATTTGTTGTAAATGTTGCGAAGAAGCTGACAGAGTTTAGTCCAGGCAAAAATGAATATGGAAAACCTTCTACAGCAGTAAAAATAGGATTCTGTCTTAAAGGAGCAGTGCAAGTCCTCATAGGACAGGCACTTATGAATGATGACGACCTTGAAGAGAAGAGAGGTAAAAAGTTCTTGGAACTTCTGGATAAAAACTGGAAATGTGATGTGTCTGTGAGTGCACACCAGAGTATTCAAGAGAAGAGATGGAATAAACAGGATGACATCCCCCTCACCAGAGATGTGATGACTCTGAGAAACCACCTCAGAATGGTGGAAGACAAAGCACGGGATGAACTAACGCAACAGCAGAGCTTAATGGCCTACAGGACATTAAATGAGACGGTACTGGCACAGGTCATTGTCTTTAACAAACGACGTGAAGGGGAAGCATCACGCTTGACTGTTGAGGCTTACAAGAAGGCGTGTACAAACCCCATAAATCAGGACATTTATGAAACTCTGTCACCTCTGGAGAAAGAGCTGAGTAAGTTACTAACCCGCATAGAAGTCAGAGGGAAAAGAAGTAGGAAGGTTCCTATTTTCTTGACTGAAAGAATGAAGAATTCAGTTGATTTGTTAGTTACATGGAGAGAGAAAGCAGGCGTCCTTGAAGAGAATCCTTATCTGTTCGCAAGACCGGGTGTAATGACAAGTATTCGTGGATGTGACTGTCTGCGAAAATACGCAGTGGAAAGTAAAGCAGAAAACCCTGAACTCCTGAGATCAACTAAACTACGAAAACAGGTGGCCACACTCTGTCAACTCCTGGATCTTAGTGAACAAGAGCTGGAACAAGTGGCAAGGTTTATGGGTCACGACATCAGAGTTCATCGTGACTTTTATCGACAGACGGACAAAACCTTTCAAATCGCAAAAATAAGCAAACTTCTGTTTGCAATGGAGGAAGGCACGAGGTCTTTGGCAGGGAAGAACCTCAAAACAATTGAGCCATTTGTCTGTG GTGAAAGTTCCACCTCCACCTCTGATGTCATCAGAAGGAAGACAGGCAGAGAAGTAGATGAAG ATGGAGACCCTGAAATGTCCTCCACAAAGGGAATGGACCCCCTCTCTGACAGAGAGACAGCAGGTTCAGACACAGATG ATGAGGGTGCAGAAATCCTGCTGACACAGAAGAATAAACCACAAACAAAGAAAAGACTGAAACGAC ATGGAGACCCTGAAATGTCCTCCAGAAAGGGAATGGACCCCCTCACTGACAGAGAGACAGCAGGTTCAGACACAGATG ATGGAGACCCTGAAATGTCCTCCACAAAGGGAACGGACCCCCTCTCTGACACAGAGACAGcaggttcagacacagaca ATGTGAGCCAAGGAGTACCGCTGACACAGAGCAAAAAAACAcctccaaaaaaacaacaaacac CCCCATCTAAGTCTTCTGTGAAGCGGCCCTGGACTGAGAAAGAGAAGAGTGCTGTGAATAAACACCTGGGCAGGTTTGTAGAGGAGAGGAAAGTTCCTGGCAAGAAGGACTGCACAGCATGCATCGAACAAGAGAGGGCTTTAGCCCAACGGTCATGGAAGGATGTTAAAAACTTTGTTTATAACACCATTGTCGCACATAAAAGAAGAGATGCCTCACGTTTCCTGAGGTTTTGA
- the LOC115416058 gene encoding uncharacterized protein LOC115416058 isoform X5, which yields MFQKRIQRLRNHHNRCEERFYSSLSLQRQMTDRPTQMADTSPGLGEVLEKTDSSDSESSSDVGSEEEYHPNTPASSSEEEWESPEKLSSQKNGESSTSTSDVIRRKTGREVDEDGDPEMSSTKGMDPLSDRETAGSDTDDEGAEILLTQKNKPQTKKRLKRHGDPEMSSRKGMDPLTDRETAGSDTDGEVSTSISDVVRKKTGRDDDGDPEMSSTKGTDPLSDTETAGSDTDNVSQGVPLTQSKKTPPKKQQTPPSKSSVKRPWTEKEKSAVNKHLGRFVEERKVPGKKDCTACIEQERALAQRSWKDVKNFVYNTIVAHKRRDASRFLRF from the exons ATGTTTCAGAAGAGGATTCAGAGACTCAGAAATCACCATAACCGCTGTGAAGAACGCTTTTACTCCTCACTTTCATTACAG AGACAAATGACTGACAGACCAACACAAATGGCTGACACTTCACCAGGG CTGGGTGAAGTCTTGGAGAAAACTGATTCATCCGACAGCGAATCCAGCAGTGATGTAGGCTCAGAGGAAGAGTATCATCCCAATACGCCAGCATCATCCAGTGAGGAGGAATGGGAAAGCCCTGAAAAACTTTCAAGTCAGAAAAATG GTGAAAGTTCCACCTCCACCTCTGATGTCATCAGAAGGAAGACAGGCAGAGAAGTAGATGAAG ATGGAGACCCTGAAATGTCCTCCACAAAGGGAATGGACCCCCTCTCTGACAGAGAGACAGCAGGTTCAGACACAGATG ATGAGGGTGCAGAAATCCTGCTGACACAGAAGAATAAACCACAAACAAAGAAAAGACTGAAACGAC ATGGAGACCCTGAAATGTCCTCCAGAAAGGGAATGGACCCCCTCACTGACAGAGAGACAGCAGGTTCAGACACAGATG GTGAAGTTTCCACCTCCATCTCTGATGTTGTCAGAAAGAAGACAGGCAGAGATGACG ATGGAGACCCTGAAATGTCCTCCACAAAGGGAACGGACCCCCTCTCTGACACAGAGACAGcaggttcagacacagaca ATGTGAGCCAAGGAGTACCGCTGACACAGAGCAAAAAAACAcctccaaaaaaacaacaaacac CCCCATCTAAGTCTTCTGTGAAGCGGCCCTGGACTGAGAAAGAGAAGAGTGCTGTGAATAAACACCTGGGCAGGTTTGTAGAGGAGAGGAAAGTTCCTGGCAAGAAGGACTGCACAGCATGCATCGAACAAGAGAGGGCTTTAGCCCAACGGTCATGGAAGGATGTTAAAAACTTTGTTTATAACACCATTGTCGCACATAAAAGAAGAGATGCCTCACGTTTCCTGAGGTTTTGA
- the LOC115416058 gene encoding uncharacterized protein LOC115416058 isoform X1 — MRQDDVSFHIRSDVLICRYGDALYAKHGRVKSRHQYIAQRLRELGRFMLVAKQMDKTVKVLQDVCVPSKFKFVVNVAKKLTEFSPGKNEYGKPSTAVKIGFCLKGAVQVLIGQALMNDDDLEEKRGKKFLELLDKNWKCDVSVSAHQSIQEKRWNKQDDIPLTRDVMTLRNHLRMVEDKARDELTQQQSLMAYRTLNETVLAQVIVFNKRREGEASRLTVEAYKKACTNPINQDIYETLSPLEKELSKLLTRIEVRGKRSRKVPIFLTERMKNSVDLLVTWREKAGVLEENPYLFARPGVMTSIRGCDCLRKYAVESKAENPELLRSTKLRKQVATLCQLLDLSEQELEQVARFMGHDIRVHRDFYRQTDKTFQIAKISKLLFAMEEGTRSLAGKNLKTIEPFVCGESSTSTSDVIRRKTGREVDEDGDPEMSSTKGMDPLSDRETAGSDTDDEGAEILLTQKNKPQTKKRLKRHGDPEMSSRKGMDPLTDRETAGSDTDGEVSTSISDVVRKKTGRDDDGDPEMSSTKGTDPLSDTETAGSDTDNVSQGVPLTQSKKTPPKKQQTPPSKSSVKRPWTEKEKSAVNKHLGRFVEERKVPGKKDCTACIEQERALAQRSWKDVKNFVYNTIVAHKRRDASRFLRF; from the exons ATGCGGCAAGATGATGTGTCTTTTCACATAAGGAGTGATGTGTTGATTTGTAGATATGGTGATGCACTTTATGCAAAACATGGACGAGTGAAATCAAGGCACCAGTACATAGCACAAAGACTTAGGGAGCTTGGTAGATTTATGTTGGTAGCCAAACAGATGGACAAGACTGTGAAGGTTCTTCAGGATGTGTGTGTCCCATCAAAATTTAAATTTGTTGTAAATGTTGCGAAGAAGCTGACAGAGTTTAGTCCAGGCAAAAATGAATATGGAAAACCTTCTACAGCAGTAAAAATAGGATTCTGTCTTAAAGGAGCAGTGCAAGTCCTCATAGGACAGGCACTTATGAATGATGACGACCTTGAAGAGAAGAGAGGTAAAAAGTTCTTGGAACTTCTGGATAAAAACTGGAAATGTGATGTGTCTGTGAGTGCACACCAGAGTATTCAAGAGAAGAGATGGAATAAACAGGATGACATCCCCCTCACCAGAGATGTGATGACTCTGAGAAACCACCTCAGAATGGTGGAAGACAAAGCACGGGATGAACTAACGCAACAGCAGAGCTTAATGGCCTACAGGACATTAAATGAGACGGTACTGGCACAGGTCATTGTCTTTAACAAACGACGTGAAGGGGAAGCATCACGCTTGACTGTTGAGGCTTACAAGAAGGCGTGTACAAACCCCATAAATCAGGACATTTATGAAACTCTGTCACCTCTGGAGAAAGAGCTGAGTAAGTTACTAACCCGCATAGAAGTCAGAGGGAAAAGAAGTAGGAAGGTTCCTATTTTCTTGACTGAAAGAATGAAGAATTCAGTTGATTTGTTAGTTACATGGAGAGAGAAAGCAGGCGTCCTTGAAGAGAATCCTTATCTGTTCGCAAGACCGGGTGTAATGACAAGTATTCGTGGATGTGACTGTCTGCGAAAATACGCAGTGGAAAGTAAAGCAGAAAACCCTGAACTCCTGAGATCAACTAAACTACGAAAACAGGTGGCCACACTCTGTCAACTCCTGGATCTTAGTGAACAAGAGCTGGAACAAGTGGCAAGGTTTATGGGTCACGACATCAGAGTTCATCGTGACTTTTATCGACAGACGGACAAAACCTTTCAAATCGCAAAAATAAGCAAACTTCTGTTTGCAATGGAGGAAGGCACGAGGTCTTTGGCAGGGAAGAACCTCAAAACAATTGAGCCATTTGTCTGTG GTGAAAGTTCCACCTCCACCTCTGATGTCATCAGAAGGAAGACAGGCAGAGAAGTAGATGAAG ATGGAGACCCTGAAATGTCCTCCACAAAGGGAATGGACCCCCTCTCTGACAGAGAGACAGCAGGTTCAGACACAGATG ATGAGGGTGCAGAAATCCTGCTGACACAGAAGAATAAACCACAAACAAAGAAAAGACTGAAACGAC ATGGAGACCCTGAAATGTCCTCCAGAAAGGGAATGGACCCCCTCACTGACAGAGAGACAGCAGGTTCAGACACAGATG GTGAAGTTTCCACCTCCATCTCTGATGTTGTCAGAAAGAAGACAGGCAGAGATGACG ATGGAGACCCTGAAATGTCCTCCACAAAGGGAACGGACCCCCTCTCTGACACAGAGACAGcaggttcagacacagaca ATGTGAGCCAAGGAGTACCGCTGACACAGAGCAAAAAAACAcctccaaaaaaacaacaaacac CCCCATCTAAGTCTTCTGTGAAGCGGCCCTGGACTGAGAAAGAGAAGAGTGCTGTGAATAAACACCTGGGCAGGTTTGTAGAGGAGAGGAAAGTTCCTGGCAAGAAGGACTGCACAGCATGCATCGAACAAGAGAGGGCTTTAGCCCAACGGTCATGGAAGGATGTTAAAAACTTTGTTTATAACACCATTGTCGCACATAAAAGAAGAGATGCCTCACGTTTCCTGAGGTTTTGA